ttcaataaacAATCTAGTaccatatatttatttttaaattcattcctttatttttaataataaaaattatgtggTCATATAACACATTCCAGTATCACGATGTATATCTTAAATATACcgtatatttttgcattttcttattggaaaatattattaaatcattgtattttattgaactttcaaaaattttcaagcttTAGCTTTTGATAAAGTTTCATTACATTTGATTCTGTATATTAGCTGTTATacttaggttaggttattttcATAAGTGTTGAAAGAAATTTGTCATTAACACAATaatgaaaatcaatttatttaatgaattctattaaatataaatcattcctttttactttctttttataaattttttttgtaaaaatcatGTAAGACAATAATTAAGAtacctatatatatatttatatactctTTGTTATTAATTCCTATATATATGGCTCCTATATCtttataaatcaatattttcaaattttaatataggGACAATGATTTAAGTAAGAATGTtagattaatatattaaatacaaattttaaagagAATGCATTTATGGAAGTACATAGAACATTGGATTTATCATTTTCCTATTTAtctcttattatttttttaacactCAATGGATTGTGCAAACAAAACCAGCTTAATATTCAggacaatatttttataaacaataatataaggataaaaataaaatacatgtgtattttttcttctacaatttttgtttctctttcttGGCTTGTTCAGCAAGTGCTTCTATACGATCGTGTTCTGCAATTAAAGCATCAACCTCATTTACAGGAAGAATCCTAGTCACAGTTTTGCCGTTTTCTCTAGTCAATGTGACTATTTCcactgaaataaataaatagataattaaaaaattatgtagcCATAGAATTTGATGTTCCAAAAGCATTGTATCAAAAATATTTACCTTTATCTCCTgataatttattcaaatctaAGGTCTTTGATAGTACCTTTATGGCTAATGCTTTAGCATCTGCTAGTGttatgttattattatcatattcttGCTTTAATGAAGACACTGCAGCTGCGGAATTATGTCCAATACAAGTTGCTTTCCATCCTCCATAATTTCCACTTGGATCTGATTGATACAATTGATATCCATAATGTTTATCCCATCCCATGTATAAAATTGAAACACCAAAAGGTCTTTTTCCACCATACTGTGTATATGCTTGTTTTACATCACAGAGCCAAGAAACAAGTTGTTCGCAAGGAATTGGTTCTccatattgtaataaataacgTTGTGCAATTAGACGTAATTCATTTGTTAATACATTAGCATCAGAAGTGATACCAGCCACACAACacacaatatcgttattaagtttgtaaattttttcaGAATAGTGTAGTTCATCTAAAAGTTTATTTGTATTGCGTCTTTCAGCTACCAGCAGTACACCATCAGTGGCTAAAATACCAACACAGGTACCTGCATGGCTTATAGCTTCCATAGCATATTCTACTTGGTAAAGACGACCCTCTGGAGAAAAGATTGTTGTACGTGTATCATATCTACGTGCCTgtaagtaataatattaattaaatgtatttcatatttaagtACTGAAgctttttacatttaaaaattttgttatagtATTTTCATGACACaggatttctttttcatttatgtttggtaatttttattctttagtCAGATTGTGTTATATCTAAAATAATTCTACAATTAATGGATATTAAAATTACatcaattaatttaaatgtaaactcaaacttaatattatttaagaaatCCTTTACGTGCATGACAATGCAATTTAAAGGTAACCTCTTCAATAACCATATTCATAAATAGCACAATAATGAACAATTATATATCAGAATAAAGTTTAATACTTaccattttgcaaaattatgttTATAACAATTACAGTACTATACAAATAACGTTAATGTATTGATAGTGACAAGTAAGAATACTTTGTATCAGTTGGCTTTTTGA
The sequence above is a segment of the Osmia lignaria lignaria isolate PbOS001 chromosome 12, iyOsmLign1, whole genome shotgun sequence genome. Coding sequences within it:
- the Prosalpha3 gene encoding proteasome alpha3 subunit, with product MARRYDTRTTIFSPEGRLYQVEYAMEAISHAGTCVGILATDGVLLVAERRNTNKLLDELHYSEKIYKLNNDIVCCVAGITSDANVLTNELRLIAQRYLLQYGEPIPCEQLVSWLCDVKQAYTQYGGKRPFGVSILYMGWDKHYGYQLYQSDPSGNYGGWKATCIGHNSAAAVSSLKQEYDNNNITLADAKALAIKVLSKTLDLNKLSGDKVEIVTLTRENGKTVTRILPVNEVDALIAEHDRIEALAEQAKKEKQKL